The Castanea sativa cultivar Marrone di Chiusa Pesio chromosome 11, ASM4071231v1 genome contains a region encoding:
- the LOC142615479 gene encoding subtilisin-like protease SBT4.15, with protein MVRICIITLFLLATQLHWSFTHGSSDTVRKAYIVYLGEAPQSKASATELHHNLLSSVVRDDHIAQQSRIYSYTKSFNAFAANLLPQEVQRLQENENVVSVFPSKMRKLHTTRSWDFLGMPQSVKRNHQIESNIIVGVLDTGIYIDAPSFDDKGLGPPPSKWKGTCQVKRNFPRCNNKVIGARFYNHGFKIPNPSPLDEEGHGSHTSSTIAGASIAGASLYGLAKGTARGGVPSARIAVYKVCWEGGCSDTDILAELDDAISDGVDLISISIGGSSSSYFDNPIAIGAFHAMKKGILTTCSAGNEGPRFYSVGNTAPWIMTVGATGMDRQFRTPIELGNGIKTSGSSINTFAPNKRMYPLTTAAKAANGSLPRNQNPWLCAEGSLDANKVKGKIVLCKRDLTQDYVKDIGGLGAIISRPQQLDLSFAFVIPAAFIDTNVSIEIEKYENSTRTPRAVIYKSITVRNAATPFVASFSSRGPNPISSTVLKPDIVAPGINILAAYSKLASVTGDPEDNRFGVYNIISGTSMACPHVAGAAAYVKSFHPNWSPSAIKSALMTTASELKIKNFESELAYGAGQIDPVRAVDPGLIYDVSTSGYIRFLCNEGYNMTALRLFTEVPTNCSSVPDIGGHDALNYPSMYLEVNNINSSVSAIFHRTVTNVGSPKSIYKAIVKAPAVLSVTVVPNQLAFSHLNEKKSFTVVIKGPPLNNVTSLSASLEWNDIKHKVKSPILLFWAL; from the exons TGACCATATTGCCCAACAGTCCAGAATATATAGCTACACAAAGAGCTTTAATGCATTTGCAGCAAACCTGTTGCCACAAGAAGTTCAAAGGCTACAAG AGAACGAAAATGTGGTGTCGGTGTTTCCTAGCAAAATGCGAAAACTTCATACCACAAGATCATGGGATTTCTTAGGAATGCCTCAATCAGTGAAGAGAAATCATCAAATTGAAAGTAATATTATTGTTGGTGTATTAGATACAG GAATTTATATTGATGCTCCAAGTTTTGACGACAAAGGACTAGGACCTCCTCCATCAAAATGGAAGGGTACATGCCAAGTCAAACGCAACTTCCCTCGCTGTAACAA CAAGGTAATAGGTGCAAGGTTCTACAACCACGGTTTCAAAATTCCCAACCCAAGTCCGTTAGATGAGGAGGGCCACGGCAGTCACACTTCGTCCACCATAGCAGGTGCCTCGATAGCAGGGGCGAGCTTATACGGTTTAGCCAAAGGCACAGCTCGAGGTGGGGTTCCATCAGCACGCATTGCAGTGTACAAGGTGTGTTGGGAAGGAGGTTGCAGTGATACAGACATTTTGGCTGAACTGGATGATGCCATTAGTGATGGAGTTGACTTGATATCAATATCCATCGGAGGATCTTCGAGTAGCTATTTTGACAATCCCATTGCGATCGGTGCCTTTCATGCAATGAAGAAGGGGATTTTGACAACATGTTCAGCTGGGAATGAAGGCCCAAGATTTTATTCTGTGGGGAACACAGCTCCTTGGATAATGACTGTTGGTGCTACTGGCATGGATAGGCAGTTTAGGACTCCAATTGAACTTGGAAATGGCATAAAAACTTCT GGATCTTCCATCAACACGTTTGCACCAAATAAACGGATGTACCCTCTAACCACTGCGGCAAAAGCAGCCAATGGAAGTTTACCAAGAAATCAAAATCCCTG GTTGTGTGCTGAAGGGAGTCTAGACGCAAATAAGGTCAAGGGAAAGATTGTGCTATGCAAAAGAGATCTAACTCAAGATTACGTGAAGGACATAGGTGGGTTGGGGGCGATTATATCTCGCCCACAGCAGTTAGATTTGAGCTTTGCATTTGTCATCCCTGCTGCCTTCATTGACACTAATGTTAGTATCGAAATTGAGAAATATGAAAACTCAACCAG AACCCCTCGGGCTGTCATATACAAGTCTATAACAGTACGCAATGCCGCGACACCCTTTGTGGCTTCCTTTTCATCCCGAGGTCCGAACCCAATCTCTTCCACCGTACTTAAG CCGGATATTGTGGCACCTGGAATAAATATTCTAGCTGCTTACTCTAAACTTGCATCAGTGACTGGGGATCCTGAAGACAACCGATTTggtgtatataatataatttctgGAACATCAATGGCTTGCCCTCATGTGGCTGGTGCTGCTGCCTATGTCAAATCATTCCACCCTAATTGGTCTCCCTCTGCAATCAAATCGGCCTTAATGACAACTG CATCTGAATTGAAAATCAAAAATTTCGAATCTGAGTTAGCCTATGGGGCCGGCCAAATCGACCCGGTTAGGGCAGTAGATCCCGGTTTGATCTATGATGTGTCAACGTCCGGCTACATCCGCTTCCTATGTAATGAGGGTTACAACATGACAGCTCTACGATTGTTCACTGAAGTGCCCACAAATTGCTCAAGTGTCCCTGACATTGGAGGACATGATGCCCTAAATTACCCATCCATGTATTTGGAAGTTAATAACATTAACTCTAGTGTATCAGCCATCTTTCATAGGACAGTTACAAATGTGGGCTCTCCAAAATCTATATACAAGGCAATTGTCAAGGCGCCAGCAGTTCTAAGTGTCACTGTTGTTCCGAACCAACTAGCTTTTAGTCACTTGAACGAGAAAAAATCTTTCACGGTTGTCATAAAGGGGCCACCATTGAACAATGTTACCAGTTTATCAGCATCACTGGAATGGAATGACATTAAACACAAAGTTAAGAGCCCTATCCTCCTTTTTTGGGCCTTATAG